The Siniperca chuatsi isolate FFG_IHB_CAS linkage group LG2, ASM2008510v1, whole genome shotgun sequence genome window below encodes:
- the LOC122866186 gene encoding interactor of HORMAD1 protein 1 isoform X2, which produces MNHMRNIKEMLSIPTGSRNVATSGYSSFTDSQFFFGSQFWPENSQGVSQDMSVSSRTSQQSSQEDKSKTFGILDKFEEDKKRAKEKTDSNILAKECHHFRETLNNIQQLVAGTERNTAVCQTVLEKFDHFVSTLQNNLNSLQSDISQQFESLLNKVNSQKEMMTELEERVQKSGDTTAELGSNLQSIKSSLECLREEQERERNMLEEALKLLSTLVSEHSAKPSSERVMDGAVQTSPGLEKPFSNILQDNKLEGTQLTCMSTNLEHNQTEVPPQVPSYIVGKMKFTPRGHRKRKKRPLVLSHRSKRSVTDENSQPLMNCNKQPNVSMPLCECRDMNPVTCQDSLNPDCLIPLNRETRSIAAGCFITPLSCWSQDSNSSVCLAGIEPILEKLSAETKTGTPAKPKGLWQLFDMDCDSDLGS; this is translated from the exons ATGAATCATATGAGGAACATAAAAGAAATGCTGAGCATCCCAACTGGAAGCAG GAATGTGGCTACCAGCGGCTACTCCAGTTTCACAGACTCTCAGTTTTTCTTTGGGTCGCAGTTTTGGCCTGAAAATTCTCAAGGCGTATCTCAAGATATGAGTGTGTCATCCAGGACCTCCCAACAAAGTTCACAAGAG gacaaaagcaaaacttttggaaTACTGGATAAATTTGAGGAGGAcaagaaaagagcaaaagaaaaaactgacag CAATATTTTAGCCAAAGAATGCCATCATTTTCGAGAAACTCTCAACAAT ATCCAGCAACTGGTCGCTGGCACAGAGAGAAATACTGCTGTGTGCCAAACAGTCCTTGAAAAATTTGACCATTTTGTGTCAACAT TGCAAAATAATCTTAACAGTCTTCAGAGTGACATTTCCCAGCAGTTTGAGAGTTTGCTGAATAAAGTGAACTCCCAGAAAGAGATGATGACTGAACTGGAGGAGAGGGTGCAAAAG aGTGGAGATACCACAGCAGAACTTGGTTCAAATCTGCAAAGCATAAAGAGTAGTCTGGAGTGTctgagagaggagcaggagcgAGAACGAAACATGCTTGAAGAGGCTCTGAAGCTGCTCAGCACCTTAGTCTCAGAGCACTCAGCCAAACCCAGCTCTGAGAGAGTGATGGATGGCGCCGTCCAGACGTCACCAGGGCTGGAAAAGCCATTCTCCAACATCCTGCAGGACAACAAGCTTGAGGGCACACAGCTTACATGTATGTCAACCAACCTTGAACACAATCAGACTGAAGTTCCCCCTCAGGTTCCCAGCTACATCGTAGGAAAGATGAAGTTCACTCCAAGAGGCCACAGGAAGCGCAAAAAGAGGCCGCTGGTGCTCTCACATCGGAGTAAGCGCTCTGTCACGGATGAAAACAGTCAACCTCTCATGAACTGTAACAAACAACCAAATGTTTCAATGCCTCTCTGTGAGTGTCGTGATATGAACCCGGTAACCTGCCAGGACAGTCTCAACCCAGACTGTCTAATACCGCTGAACAGAGAGACGAGATCCATAGCTGCGGGATGTTTCATCACCCCTCTCAGCTGCTGGTCTCAGGACAGCAACAGCTCTGTGTGCCTCGCAGGAATCGAACCCATCTTAGAGAAGCTCTCAGCTGAGACCAAGACAGGGACCCCAGCAAAACCCAAAGGCCTCTGGCAGTTGTTTGACATGGATTGCGATTCAGATTTAGGCTCTTAG
- the LOC122866186 gene encoding interactor of HORMAD1 protein 1 isoform X1, translating into MNHMRNIKEMLSIPTGSRNVATSGYSSFTDSQFFFGSQFWPENSQGVSQDMSVSSRTSQQSSQEGSDPKFSNSYHTKPLLFGELKDKSKTFGILDKFEEDKKRAKEKTDSNILAKECHHFRETLNNIQQLVAGTERNTAVCQTVLEKFDHFVSTLQNNLNSLQSDISQQFESLLNKVNSQKEMMTELEERVQKSGDTTAELGSNLQSIKSSLECLREEQERERNMLEEALKLLSTLVSEHSAKPSSERVMDGAVQTSPGLEKPFSNILQDNKLEGTQLTCMSTNLEHNQTEVPPQVPSYIVGKMKFTPRGHRKRKKRPLVLSHRSKRSVTDENSQPLMNCNKQPNVSMPLCECRDMNPVTCQDSLNPDCLIPLNRETRSIAAGCFITPLSCWSQDSNSSVCLAGIEPILEKLSAETKTGTPAKPKGLWQLFDMDCDSDLGS; encoded by the exons ATGAATCATATGAGGAACATAAAAGAAATGCTGAGCATCCCAACTGGAAGCAG GAATGTGGCTACCAGCGGCTACTCCAGTTTCACAGACTCTCAGTTTTTCTTTGGGTCGCAGTTTTGGCCTGAAAATTCTCAAGGCGTATCTCAAGATATGAGTGTGTCATCCAGGACCTCCCAACAAAGTTCACAAGAG GGAAGTGACCCAAAGTTTTCAAACAGTTATCACACTAAACCTCTTCTGTTTGGAGAATTAAAGgacaaaagcaaaacttttggaaTACTGGATAAATTTGAGGAGGAcaagaaaagagcaaaagaaaaaactgacag CAATATTTTAGCCAAAGAATGCCATCATTTTCGAGAAACTCTCAACAAT ATCCAGCAACTGGTCGCTGGCACAGAGAGAAATACTGCTGTGTGCCAAACAGTCCTTGAAAAATTTGACCATTTTGTGTCAACAT TGCAAAATAATCTTAACAGTCTTCAGAGTGACATTTCCCAGCAGTTTGAGAGTTTGCTGAATAAAGTGAACTCCCAGAAAGAGATGATGACTGAACTGGAGGAGAGGGTGCAAAAG aGTGGAGATACCACAGCAGAACTTGGTTCAAATCTGCAAAGCATAAAGAGTAGTCTGGAGTGTctgagagaggagcaggagcgAGAACGAAACATGCTTGAAGAGGCTCTGAAGCTGCTCAGCACCTTAGTCTCAGAGCACTCAGCCAAACCCAGCTCTGAGAGAGTGATGGATGGCGCCGTCCAGACGTCACCAGGGCTGGAAAAGCCATTCTCCAACATCCTGCAGGACAACAAGCTTGAGGGCACACAGCTTACATGTATGTCAACCAACCTTGAACACAATCAGACTGAAGTTCCCCCTCAGGTTCCCAGCTACATCGTAGGAAAGATGAAGTTCACTCCAAGAGGCCACAGGAAGCGCAAAAAGAGGCCGCTGGTGCTCTCACATCGGAGTAAGCGCTCTGTCACGGATGAAAACAGTCAACCTCTCATGAACTGTAACAAACAACCAAATGTTTCAATGCCTCTCTGTGAGTGTCGTGATATGAACCCGGTAACCTGCCAGGACAGTCTCAACCCAGACTGTCTAATACCGCTGAACAGAGAGACGAGATCCATAGCTGCGGGATGTTTCATCACCCCTCTCAGCTGCTGGTCTCAGGACAGCAACAGCTCTGTGTGCCTCGCAGGAATCGAACCCATCTTAGAGAAGCTCTCAGCTGAGACCAAGACAGGGACCCCAGCAAAACCCAAAGGCCTCTGGCAGTTGTTTGACATGGATTGCGATTCAGATTTAGGCTCTTAG
- the kbtbd12 gene encoding kelch repeat and BTB domain-containing protein 12, protein MDLTAKHGLVLLDQLRKMRETEHLTDVVLVAEGISFPCHRVVLAAFSPYFRVMFTCGLRECNNREIFLRDTPADSLALLLNYMYCSDLPLTNANVQGISIAAFLLQMDDVFTRCQQHMTENMDASNCLGVYYFARDLGAEDLADRAQRFLRQHFVQVCQNEEVLDLEAHQLGKLLTSDDLNVSREETILDVVLRWVKHSPLMEGEVRTLHLPELLRKVRLPLINPDYLREAMKRNMALLSDAECLEMLSEALEATTMHPSAAPRKLKLRYGMETTDLLLCVGNDSGGIRSRYGSYTERSFCYAPSTGRTYYITSPRYGEALGYVCAGVVTERNDIIVAGEASARRMARQKDMHVEIYRYKVEAQGSWERLTSAEYRDSFALGSLGDTLYLLGGQMKLKNQFLITNCVERWSLQGGPWRSAAPLPMPLAYHIAVRMKDRLYVMGGRTPQSYRMDDEPDRLSNRLLEYDPNTNKWTELGPMKYSKYRCSAVVLNGEIFVMGGIGCEGVDRGQSRHCLDAVEIYNPDGDYWRDGPPLPCAQLSLRTNAPNAGVVGGKIYVCGYYKGADRHDDITKDILELDPWENRWTVVARRALMHDNYDACLVANLNPRGLMFPPADLVKL, encoded by the exons ATGGATCTTACAGCCAAACATGGGCTGGTGCTCCTCGACCAGCTGAGGAAGATGAGGGAGACCGAGCATCTGACAGATGTGGTGCTGGTTGCTGAGGGCATCAGCTTTCCCTGTCACCGGGTCGTTCTAGCTGCCTTCAGCCCGTACTTCCGTGTCATGTTCACATGCGGCCTGCGTGAGTGCAACAACAGAGAAATATTCCTGCGCGACACTCCTGCAGACAGCCTGGCCCTCCTCTTGAACTACATGTACTGCTCAGATCTTCCTCTCACCAACGCCAATGTGCAAGGCATCTCTATTGCAGCCTTTCTCCTGCAGATGGATGACGTTTTCACCCGTTGTCAGCAGCACATGACCGAGAACATGGATGCCTCCAACTGCCTTGGTGTGTATTACTTTGCCCGTGACCTCGGTGCAGAGGACCTGGCTGACCGTGCTCAGCGCTTCCTGAGGCAGCACTTTGTCCAAGTCTGCCAAAATGAGGAGGTCCTGGACCTGGAGGCCCATCAGCTGGGGAAGCTCCTGACTTCTGATGACCTTAATGTTTCACGAGAAGAGACCATCCTGGATGTGGTCCTCCGCTGGGTCAAACACAGTCCTCTGATGGAAGGAGAGGTCCGTACTCTGCACCTCCCAGAGCTCCTGAGGAAGGTCCGTCTGCCATTGATTAACCCTGACTATTTGAGAGAGGCAATGAAGAGGAACATGGCCCTGCTGTCCGATGCTGAATGTCTAGAGATGCTCAGTGAAGCCTTGGAGGCCACCACGATGCATCCCTCAGCTGCACCACGCAAACTAAAGCTGCGTTACGGCATGGAGACCACAGATCTGCTGCTCTGTGTCGGCAACGACAGTGGTGGGATTAGGTCAAGATATGGCAGCTATACTGAGCGCAGCTTTTGCTATGCTCCATCCACAGGCCGAACCTACTATATCACTTCACCTCGCTATGGCGAGGCTCTGGGGTACGTGTGTGCCGGGGTTGTAACTGAAAGAAATGACATTATAGTGGCAGGAGAGGCAAGTGCACGCAGAATGGCCCGACAGAAGGACATGCATGTTGAGATTTACAG GTACAAAGTAGAGGCCCAAGGAAGCTGGGAGCGTCTGACGTCAGCAGAGTACCGTGATTCATTCGCTCTGGGGTCACTGGGTGACACTCTGTACCTGCTGGGTGGGCAGATGAAGCTGAAGAACCAGTTTCTCATCACTAACTGTGTGGAGCGATGGTCTCTGCAAGGTGGACCCTGGCGCAGTGCAGCACCCCTGCCTATGCCTTTAGCCTATCACATCGCGGTCAGAATGAAAGATCGCCTTTATGTGATGGGTGGTCGAACACCACAG TCATACCGGATGGATGATGAGCCTGACCGTCTTAGTAACCGCCTCCTGGAGTATGATCCAAACACAAATAAGTGGACAGAGTTAGGTCCCATGAAGTACTCTAAGTACCGCTGCAGTGCTGTTGTACTCAACGGTGAAATTTTTGTGATGG GAGGTATTGGATGTGAGGGCGTGGACCGTGGGCAGTCACGCCACTGCCTCGATGCTGTGGAGATCTACAACCCAGATGGAGACTACTGGAGGGATGGACCTCCTCTCCCATGTGCACAACTCTCACTGCGCACCAATGCCCCTAACGCAGGAGTGGTGGGAGGGAAGATTTATGTGTGTGGATACTACAAAGGAGCAG ATCGTCATGATGATATAACAAAGGACATTTTGGAGCTGGACCCGTGGGAAAACCGGTGGACAGTGGTGGCTCGGCGTGCTCTGATGCATGACAATTATGACGCCTGCTTAGTGGCAAATCTCAATCCAAGGGGACTCATGTTCCCACCTGCAGACTTAGTTAAACTGTGA